The genome window CAGGCCGGGTCCAAGACGCAACAGACTGCCGCTCAGCCATTCTGGGATCACACCTGAACACAGCATGAAATGATCCATGTTACCTTGTTGTGCTCATTCCGCTCTTAACCGTCATAAAACCCCAAACCTTCTCGCTTGTAAACCAAAGGGTAGTGGAGTCTCAGACCTGTTCCTCACATACCTACAACCACAGCAGGAATAGGCTCATTCAACTCTTCACATGTCTCAAAGATTTTCTTGTAGCCACCAGCCGGATGCTCAATTCTGAAAACCAAACAAAATTACTCCATCAAATAGGAACATCTATTCACATGAAATCCTAGGCAACTGATCCAACTAATCTTTTCAGACCTAAAAACACTATTGCATACACAATTACACTAAATTAAGTTTGttcaaaacaaaaaaatacaatccGAGACCAGAACACACATGTTCAACTGCTTTACACGAGCATGCAGCAAAAAAGTAATGTGAGAAAAATGCTTTGATCTAAAAGCTTTGCACAAGAACAGTTACTCAACTGACTGTCAGTTATGAAAAGTATGCAAAAAAAGAGGTAGTTTACTCACCAACTTATATTCTTGTATGGGGGAAAAGTTGAAGCTAAGGAAAATGTATAAAAGGAGTTACTCACCGACTAACCATTTTCCTATTGACAGTGTGTAGGAAATCAGTCTGAACCGTGGAGTGATCAGCAGCCTTTAGACACTGTTAGATTCCCAGGCAGAGCGCCGAGAGTTTGAGAACCTCCCCCAAACCAATCAGAGGTCTCTGAAACAAGAATCCCTTTGTACCCAGACCATTCACTTTCCCATGTACTTTTAACCCACCGCCCCAATACTCCTCCTTCAGGAATTTCTCAGCGTAATTAAGACCAGAACCACATTTGCTAACCTGAGCCCACCAACATACCTAAAtcaagagaaaaaaaaacaggaaaGTAATGTACTTCATTATGCAATATCTTTCTAGCTTGTATCAAATGTTTTACACGTCAGAGAAAGATGTTCCCACAGTATTTAGAACTAATTGGATGGATTTCAGATTAATTTAACTCAAATGTTTTACAATAATCTGTGTAGGCCACCCACACAGAGGGTGTTTGTTGTGCACATGTATGATTAACTGGGGGTCTTCCTTTTCTTTATCCCGATCTAGAGGGATGAAGGCCAGAATCAGAGGGACATGCAAGTCATCATCTTCAGTTGCAATGAGCTTAGAATTTTAACAGCAGAGCTCTGCCACATTCACCATGTGTAGTGCAAAGATACATGGAATTCTGTGGTCAGAGTtaactctctcccccttctggtgccagacagacagtacaagGACACGGAGGTAAACAAATATGATTAAATAAACACCATCCTAGAACACTAATAAAGGCAAGTACATTTGTACAGTTCGTAAAGAGGATTTTGTTTTACAGTTGAACACTTTATTTTCAAGAACGTTGCATAGTAAACAGATGTTTTGCGGGGAAATAACAATACAAGTCAAAGGGTAAACTATATGTCATTGATGGCTCTTTGAGGTTAGGTATCCAGCTATAAAGAGGTATTGAGAAAATGCATCTAAATAAGTCCAAAAGTCTCCCTTTTAGGTTTAATACTTCATAAATGgcagtaaaaatacatatttgtcAAGTATATATATGAACCATTGTATTGACTGGTCTAAACTACTGTTCGTTTAAAAAATGACAGAAAATAGTGCAAAACTTCCATTATCCCAAATGGCTGAACATAACTAGCCAGGAAAGAAAGAGGAAAAACATCCCACACCAAAAATATACAATAAAGTATTTGAGCTCAACTTGGAGAATGTTAATGGAATAAAAATACAGAGAAGTGACAAAACAGAAAAACATGAACAAAGTTCAATTATAAGCATTTCATACAACCCTATGAAAAAAAACTAGGTAGACGAATAATAAAATTAAATCTTAACAATAAAAATGAATCCCTGGAAAACACAAATGCTTGAAGGTTTAAATTCCGTACATTGATGTCAATCGGAGTCTATAAATCTGGATCAACTTCAAAATAAAGAATCGACTCCCAAATTGTAATTTGCTTACAGCTTATACTCCCATACGAGGGCATCATCAATCCCGAATAAATTATTTTGTGCACTAACTATACATACTGCAGTATTTAGAAATTACACACAAAAACATGACTTAACATAAAACATGCATAATTCAACCCTAAAGAGAAATGTTATAGTTGCAGTATAAATTGTGGTGGTCCCCCATAGTAGTTTCCTCCCACCTTCCTACATTTAGCTGCCAGGTCTAGTTTCAAGCAACAAAAATATTCCACACAAACAGTTGCATCCCAATTGTACCTTCAATTTCTAATTCCAAAAGCTTTTGGTTTTTTCATACTTATCAGCATTGGAGGTTTGATCTTTGGTTTATCTTCAAAAAGCTGCGCCTCGCTCGCAGTCGTTGGAAATCGGCGAGCATAAATGTCTGTATACTGCCTCTGAAACTGATGATACAAAAATGTATtagtttggggggggggtaaattGTACACAAATGTGTAGTGAGATTACATTtgaacattttagtcatttagcagagtctTGAGTGATTTACAAGTGAGTGCATCCATTTTCGTACTGTGTAGTGAGATAAGAGAATACTAAGAAAGTGTTCACACAACATGCCGTCTAATTTGTTACCTGCTTGAGCTTCTTCTTCTTATCCTTCACAGACATGTTCTTGTCTTTGACCAGGCTCTCCAGCAGGTCAGCGATGGCAGCCTGGGACACACTCAGCTTCTGCTCCTCAAACTCCTCGGTACTGATCTGTCTGCAGAAGGAGTAGATGGGCATAGGGGcctccacaccaccactacctggGTAGGTtatctagaggaggagaggatagtcACACTTTCAACACGTCACGGTCTACTTTCTttattaaaggtagactcagcgatatgacGTAGATACACAAAGTAAATAGaatagtgggtcaatttccacaACTAAGAGTATTGAAGCGAGAGGCTAAATTTCaccgctgttttggtcctgtagctactaCATTGAAAACAGCGTGAAGGGGACACCTTGCAGATGCACAGATACTGTGTGACCAGGAAGTCTTGCATCTTGCTCATCGCAATAGCTAGTGTTGCTCATGGCAACGTAATTTCAATGAGTCTACCTTTAAAATCAATGAAAATTATATTTCATGACAACTCACGTAACCAACTACAGTATATAATAGATACCTTATAAGAGTGACAGTATTATACCTGTACTTTTCTGAGGTATACCAGGTGGTCTCGGACAGCGTTCCGCAGATAGACTGGCACCTGGAGTATCTCCTGGTGGTGATCCATGAGGAAGGAGACCAGTCTGGTGGCCAGAAGCTCATCCAGGTCCACCTCTTCCTCACAGCCCAGCACACAGCGGGAGAACGTATGGACCATCTGGAAACACAATGGGATTGAATAATGGAGTTATGAGGATATGTTCAAATCATCACGCAGAATTGTAAAACCTGCGTTTCTCTCAGCCCTCACCAATGTGCGTGTTCCTATGGCGTCATGGAGCCGAGGCATGTCCACATTCTGACTCATCCGGGAGATCATTCTCATCAGCAGCTGGAGCTTCCTCCGGCTGGCAGGGGGCAGCAACAGGGTGCAGAGCTGCAGAGCCTCAATGGCCACCCGCTCCAACTGAGGCTGGAGGAGACCttcacacatatacacaatcaCACGACTGTACACTGGAATGGCATGTATTCATCCCTTGATATGCATCAGATCAAAACGATGCACACACACCACTAGGACTTGAGGCTAATGAAATGCATTGAAACGTGTGTGATTTCACTTGGAAGATTAAATCAATGTTATATATCAATGGCAAAAAGCCCTTGCTTCTCTACAGCAAGAACTGCATTAACTATGTTACATTTAACTTGTACACATCATCATTACATGTAATTGTATAGGCATAATACTTTAAACAGGGCAGTTTAAAGTTCTGGAAAGTATCCAGATGATTACAATTGAAATGCTTGCAGTGATAACCTTCTCTTAAAGGACAATTAGAGTCTCACCCCATATTAGTGCAAGCCTAATGAGCAATGTTAGGCCAGGTGTTAAGACATGCAAAAGCACAAACACAAGCATGCAGATGTAGGCTTACTTTGCTCGGAACTCAGACGGCGTGCATAAGTGAACACAGAGGGCAGAGCAAGGGTTGGCCTGGACAGGTCCAGAGAGCTCTGACAGCGCCTGCTAACAGAAGGCCCAGCTCTGAGGTCTCGGAGGTCCATGCTGCTGGCCCTCAGGTTAAGCAGACTGGGACCCCTCAGGCCAACAGTGGAGGAGGAGTCTGGCTTCACGGTGATCTCTGCTACAGGGGCGTTAATACTGAAACAGCTGGCAGACATCCCTCTGTGCTCAGCTATATCCAAACAGGTACCAATGCTCCTAGGACGCTTGGGCTTCTGACTGACTGAGAGGTTGTCCATTGGTAGCGAGATGCTGCTTCTGGCACCCTTGCTTTTGGAGCTGTGAGTGCTACCCTCTACAGACATCACACCCGAACTGCTGTTGCAACTGGGAGTTGCCATGGTGACAAAGACTTGGGGTTCAGAGTAAGGGTAGCTGTCtaaaacagacagagagtcagtttTATTCTGAGATTGGGTGCTGTACTTTCTGCCACTGTTACTTTTGCAGGACACCAGACTCTCTGTAGACTGGAACAACTTGTGTTGGGCGTATGAGTCAGACTTAGCTGATTCATCCAGGATTCTCTCCAGGGAACAACTACTGGGTCTTCTGAGCCTAACTGAGGAGGCGCCACTGCTCTCTGACCGTACAAGACTCGGAGAGTTGCCTCCCAGGACATCCCCAGAACTGGCCCTTCGGCCTGTCAGACTCATCTGGGGGACCCTCCCGGCACAGCCCGTCTTCAGAGCTGCAAACGCGGACTGGGCCTTTGAGCTGAACACCTCTCTCATTGGTGAGTCGCCCTCTTCAAAAGCCTCTTTCCGAATTAAGCTCAACAACAGACATTCCGTTGATTTGAACAGGTTAACACCGTTCATGTGAGGGTTTTTTGCAGGCGGAGGGTAGCTGGGATCCTCTTGGTTTTTTGCAGGCTGGGGGTAGCTTGGATCCTCTTGGTTTTTTCGCTTTCCTCTTTGAGTTTTAGGAGCCACAATGTAGCCACATAAAACTAGCAAGAGAccagacaaaaacaaaaacaacacttgtgaagccagcaggacataAACAAGAGAGTTGGCACATTGTGGGGAAAGGGAATAGCTAATTGGACATACATGAGTTAGTTATAACAAATCTCACAGTCACAGAGCAGTCAAGTCACATCCTCTGTTAGG of Oncorhynchus gorbuscha isolate QuinsamMale2020 ecotype Even-year linkage group LG15, OgorEven_v1.0, whole genome shotgun sequence contains these proteins:
- the depdc1a gene encoding DEP domain-containing protein 1A isoform X1 produces the protein MMSSHIVTPGPYRATKLWNEVTKLFKAGMPLRKHRQHFRVYGNCFTAIAAVDWLHELLRYNSNFGPDVTRQQTIQLLKKFLKNHVIEDVKGRWGSEDLEDNSHLYRFASTSPLKPIPHRPPVSGPASVKKSFSMKEKEGFFKCRTSKKPGKETIENVDPSKQEMETEPVIEVVQARALTEEDIQDVWRGITLTHLQKTLGLTALEDVLDPRHINSQNIVYNMNNVNKHGVVTLEDKTDDLPHWVLSAMKCLANWPKYDSNQPSYPGFERDVFKTVSDYFYSLPQPLLTFEYYELFVNILVLCGYIVAPKTQRGKRKNQEDPSYPQPAKNQEDPSYPPPAKNPHMNGVNLFKSTECLLLSLIRKEAFEEGDSPMREVFSSKAQSAFAALKTGCAGRVPQMSLTGRRASSGDVLGGNSPSLVRSESSGASSVRLRRPSSCSLERILDESAKSDSYAQHKLFQSTESLVSCKSNSGRKYSTQSQNKTDSLSVLDSYPYSEPQVFVTMATPSCNSSSGVMSVEGSTHSSKSKGARSSISLPMDNLSVSQKPKRPRSIGTCLDIAEHRGMSASCFSINAPVAEITVKPDSSSTVGLRGPSLLNLRASSMDLRDLRAGPSVSRRCQSSLDLSRPTLALPSVFTYARRLSSEQSLLQPQLERVAIEALQLCTLLLPPASRRKLQLLMRMISRMSQNVDMPRLHDAIGTRTLMVHTFSRCVLGCEEEVDLDELLATRLVSFLMDHHQEILQVPVYLRNAVRDHLVYLRKVQITYPGSGGVEAPMPIYSFCRQISTEEFEEQKLSVSQAAIADLLESLVKDKNMSVKDKKKKLKQFQRQYTDIYARRFPTTASEAQLFEDKPKIKPPMLISMKKPKAFGIRN